One genomic region from Brachionichthys hirsutus isolate HB-005 chromosome 24, CSIRO-AGI_Bhir_v1, whole genome shotgun sequence encodes:
- the LOC137912062 gene encoding LOW QUALITY PROTEIN: probable G-protein coupled receptor 34 (The sequence of the model RefSeq protein was modified relative to this genomic sequence to represent the inferred CDS: inserted 1 base in 1 codon), translated as MASLPSATAPNQTDACSLDDPALRLPLAVLYSLFFLFGLAGNAFALWVFLFLHSSHNSVRVFLINCAVADLVLLACLPFRICYHMRGDEWALGAVACKAVGNLFYMNMYISIALLGLISLDRYLRLKGNGRAQRGASTAPRSWAVCGALWGLSVVALVPMIATAEDTEDAGKCFQYKRRSSKAKGKAYFNGLLVLLFWLVFITLVASYGKIASQLLRASRDKPDLPNAQKYKQTARKSFFVLFLFTLCFGPYHAFRPVYILSQLGEAASCDHLQLLNRTNEVMLLLSAFNSCLDPVMYFLLSGSVRKAALQALGRRLGRRLGNRLGFLKDTTSNSSTAEFRRPSAAIALSXPAPRTSIRVLNAPPRRTGLTNTFNSDPDSVLNKCA; from the exons ATGGCCTCCCTGCCCTCTGCCACCGCTCCCAACCAGACGGATGCGTGCTCGTTGGATGACCCGGCGCTCCGTCTGCCGCTGGCGGTCCTGTACTCCCTGTTCTTCCTCTTCGGCCTCGCGGGGAACGCCTTCGCCCTCTgggtcttcctcttcctgcactCGAGCCACAACTCCGTGAGAGTCTTCCTCATCAACTGCGCCGTGGCTGACCTGGTCCTCCTGGCCTGCCTGCCCTTCAGGATCTGCTACCACATGCGTGGGGACGAGTGGGCTCTGGGGGCCGTGGCCTGCAAGGCGGTGGGGAATCTGTTCTACATGAACATGTACATCAGCATCGCACTGCTGGGGCTCATCAGCCTGGACAGATACCTGAGGCTAAAGGGCAACGGCAGGGCGCAGAGGGGCGCGAGCACGGCGCCGCGGAGCTGGGCGGTGTGCGGCGCTCTGTGGGGTCTGTCGGTGGTGGCGCTGGTCCCCATGATCGCCACGGcggaggacacagaggacgcCGGTAAGTGTTTCCAGTACAAGCGGCGCAGCAGCAAAGCTAAAGGCAAAGCCTACTTCAAcgggctgctggtgctgctgttcTGGCTCGTCTTCATCACGCTCGTGGCGTCCTACGGGAAGATCGCGTCGCAGCTGCTGAGGGCGTCCCGGGACAAGCCGGACCTTCCCAATGCGCAGAAATACAAGCAAACGGCCAGGAAGTccttcttcgtcctcttcctgttcACGCTGTGCTTCGGGCCCTACCACGCCTTCCGGCCCGTCTACATCCTGTCCCAGCTCGGCGAGGCGGCGTCGTGTGaccacctgcagctgctgaaccGCACCAACGAGGTGATGCTGCTACTCTCCGCCTTCAACAGCTGCTTGGACCCGGTCATGTACTTCCTCTTATCCGGGTCCGTGCGTAAAGCGGCCCTGCAAGCGCTCGGGCGCCGACTCGGACGCCGACTCGGAAACCGACTCGGCTTCCTGAAGGACACGACGTCCAACAGCTCGACGGCCGAGTTCAGACGACCGTCCGCTGCCATCGCGTTAT ATCCCGCCCCCAGAACAAGCATCCGTGTCctcaacgcccccccccggcGGACGGGACTGACCAACACCTTCAACAGTGACCCCGATTCTGTCCTAAATAAATGTGCGTGA
- the LOC137911856 gene encoding LOW QUALITY PROTEIN: peripheral plasma membrane protein CASK-like (The sequence of the model RefSeq protein was modified relative to this genomic sequence to represent the inferred CDS: deleted 1 base in 1 codon): protein MTMADDDVLFEDVYELCEVIGKGPFSVVRRCINRDTGQQFAVKIVDVASFTSSPGLSTEDLKREASICHMLKHPHIVELLETYSSDGMLYMVFEFMDGADLCFEIVKRADAGFVYSEAVASHYMRQILEALRYCHDNNVIHRDVKPHCVLLASKENSAPVKLGGFGVAIQLGESGLVAGGRVGTPHFMAPEVVKREPYGKPVDVWGCGVILFILLSGCLPFYGTKERLFEAIIKGKYKMNPRQWAHISESAKDLVRRMLMLDPAERITVYEALNHPWLKERDRYAYKIHLPETVEQLRKFNARRKLKGAVLAAVSSHKFNSYYGDPPEELHDFSDDPTSSGLLAAETGAVSQVLDSLEEIHALTDCSEKDMDFLHSVFQDQHLHTLLDLYDKINTRSSPQIRNPPSDGVQRAKEVLETISCYPENMEAKELRRILTQPHFMALLQTHDVVAHEVYSDEALRVTPPPTSPYLNGDSPDSTNGDMDLENVTRVRLVQFQKNTDEPMHKPAQLLGRRALLD, encoded by the exons GGGCCCCTTCAGCGTGGTCAGACGCTGCATCAACAGGGACACGGGCCAGCAGTTCGCCGTGAAGATCGTCGATGTGGCCAGCTTCACCTCCAGCCCCGGCCTCAGCAcagaag ATCTGAAGCGGGAGGCCAGTATCTGCCACATGCTGAAACACCCCCACAtcgtggagctgctggagaccTACAGCTCTGACGGGATGCTCTACATGGTCTTTGAGTT CATGGATGGAGCTGACCTTTGTTTTGAAATCGTGAAGCGAGCGGATGCTGGCTTTGTGTACAGCGAAGCGGTGGCCAG CCACTACATGAGACAGATTCTGGAAGCGCTTCGGTACTGCCACGACAACAACGTGATTCATCGCGACGTAAAG cctcactGCGTGCTGCTGGCTTCCAAAGAGAACTCCGCTCCGGTCAAGCTGGGGGGGTTCGGCGTGGCCATCCAGCTGGGAGAATCCGGTTTAGTCGCTGGAG GTCGAGTCGGGACTCCTCACTTCATGGCCCCGGAGGTGGTGAAGAGGGAGCCGTACGGCAAGCCGGTGGACGTGTGGGGCTGCGGagtcatcctcttcatcctcctgtcTGGCTGCCTTCCTTTCTACGGAACCAAGGAGCGCTTGTTTGAGGCCATCATTAAGGGGAAGTACAAG ATGAACCCCCGTCAATGGGCTCACATCTCCGAGAGCGCAAAGGACCTGGTGAGACGCATGCTGATGCTGGACCCTGCAGAGAGAATCACTGTCTACGAGGCCCTGAACCACCCCTGGCTGAAG gagaGGGACAGGTATGCCTACAAGATCCACCTGCCTGAAACGGTGGAGCAGCTGAGGAAGTTCAACGCCAGGAGGAAGCTAAAG GGTGCAGTGCTGGCTGCTGTGTCCAGCCACAAGTTTAACTCCTACTATGGCGACCCTCCAGAGGAGCTGCATGACTTCTCTGATGATCCCACCTCCTCAG GACTGCTAGCCGCCGAAA CAG gAGCGGTGTCGCAGGTTTTGGACAGTCTGGAGGAGATTCACGCTCTGACGGACTGCAGCGAGAAAGACATGGACTTCCTCCACAGCGTCTTccaggatcagcacctccacaCCCTGTTGGAT CTTTATGACAAAATCAACACCAGGTCATCCCCTCAGATCAGAAACCCTCCCAGTGACGGCGTGCAAAGAGCCAAAGAG GTGCTGGAAACCATCTCGTGTTACCCGGAGAACATGGAGGccaaggagctgaggaggatCCTCACGCAGCCGCACTTCATG gctctgctgcagaccCACGATGTCGTGGCCCATGAGGTCTACAGCGACGAGGCGCTGagggtgacc cccccacccacctcccCCTACCTGAACGGAGACTCCCCCGACAGCACCAACGGAGACATGGACCTGGAGAACGTCACCAGGGTCCGCCTGGTCCAGTTCCAGAAGAACACGGATGAGCCCATG CATAAACCCGCCCAGCTGCTGGGCCGGAGGGCGCTGCTAGATTGA